The genomic stretch ctggaaACACGTGCTTTTCTGAGTCACGTGTCAAGCAGCCGACTAAAAACAAAGCCCCGGGGCTGGACTGAGGATGATTGACGTGTCCGTGAGCCAATCACAGCAGGGGATTCCGGGTAGCAACAGACAACAAACAAAAGCTCGCCGACCAATCAGGGGGCGCCGAGGGGCGGTCCTTATTCTGCTGTGCAGACTGTTTACTTCCGTCAATATTacagggaagagagagagagagagagagagagagagagagaaaaaaagagagacaggaaattTTGTCCAAGCAAACAAAAGACTAGGAATCAGAAGCGGTGAGTAAAGTTTTCTTATTCGATTGCTATTAAATCTAATGCACGGAAGATAAAAGGAATAGAATAATAAAAGGCTGTATTTCactgtattgtatttaaatgatgTCATCTGATGATGGACACAAATCAGCTGTTGTTGCCTAAACCAACATTTACATGATGCATGATATCAGTTATatgactatatatatttttttttcagtggttGTCATTTTTCAAAACGTATAATAGCCTCAtcatatatttaataacatttaaaatttgggtttttgttttggGTATAATGCTCAAGATGCCATTTTTGGGCCAAGATTGGAGATCTCCAGGCTGGAGTTGGATCAAAACCGAGGATGGATGGAAACCCTTTGAGTTTTTGGGCACCAACAGTAAAGGATTTCAGCTGGAAGAGtaagacttttttattatttattatacataacattattattattattatcatcattattattaaaatttttcctTGATATGTCTTTGGAGCATAACATAAATTGATCAAGCATGCATAAGAacatgaaaatagaaataaaagtattttattattattattattattattattattattattataagaccAGCAGATATAATAATCCGCAGtattcaaatgtaaatgtccaCTTTATTGACTGTGTAATTTTGGAGAACTTTTTGGACctatattatgtaaaataaatttacaaTAGACATTGGCAGAAAACAGCTTTAAAGGTCCAGATCGAGGCTTAATAGTAAGCAAGACTTTTTATTATAAGATCAGCAGAtacaatagtaaaaataaaggtACAAAAGTAATGCTGTGAAACTTGAACTAtagtataaaaatgtgtgtgtgtgtgtgtgtgtgtgtgtgtgtgtgtgtgtgtgtgtatatatatatatatatatatatatatatatatatatatatatatacacacacacacacacacacactgcataacaTTACAGCAAGGTTACTAGCTGTAAAAAGTCATGCTGTATATGTTAAAgcctcaatgtttttttttcttcctcatgcatTTTAATGAAGTTTTAAGAGTCGGTGCActttttcatgtaaaaaaaaaaaaaattcttaaaggtataaaaaaatgtgcctAGGATAGCGGCATGGCATtgacaggaagagaaaatgATCAGGAACAATGAGCATACTTTTATTCACAGCAACatttaagaaaacaaatatatgGTCCAAGGCGACCGTCTTGAACTACTTGGATTCAAACTCTCCATCACTCCTTAATTTGGACAACCTCCATGATTGGGATTAGTTAATGTTTTATTAGGTGGATGAACTCTGACCCATCATAAGACGGAGTCGGCTTAAAATAAAATCGACAGAACAGCTTTTTTATCTCCGTCTGAGATCCTGCCGCTTTGCTACACATTGTAATTAAACAGAAGGAAGTGTGtatgtacatactgtatgtaagcGCACGGATGCTTTGTGTAGCAGCAAACCGCTTTTGCACAGAACCCATTCCCTAAAGTACTGAGCGATGACGTGGCATAATGACCTGTAATTAGAGCTGAGAAATGGAGGTAAGGCTGCTTTTGGGCTACGTAAAAGAGCGTGCACACAGAGGAAGTGAGGAGGTTTTGATATGTGAACGTGTCTATATTCAGCGCACTGAGGAGTATTCTCGTTTTCCTCTTTTTGCACCacaaataccacacacacacacacactcacacacacacacccacatgctgTTATGTTTTAAACTGTGTTTCATGTCACTGCTCATGTTTTATTGGGTTTTAAATTTCAAGAACAAATTCcttctttgtttttaattcGGTTCGATTTGCATAACTCTTGACGTTGTCACGCAGGGGCTGCATAGAAATCTGGCAGCAATGGTAATTTTGGTGTGATTAAGAGAGttttaaagagagaaaacattCCAGAAGTAGCGGGAgcgctgtattactgtgcaaggggactattttgaaggtggtaGTGTGCAAACAAAGATAATTAAAGCACTTTCTTGTAAATAGCTAATCtgaaaaccttttgataccgaCTCATACAATAGTAATAAAAAGGAGGTACAAAAGTGTAGGATTTAGGCATAGAGGTATTCATCACCCACTCACAGGTCAATAATCATCCTAGAATATGGTTTCAAAGGCAGAAGAAAGATTCATAGCAGGTCCTTGGCCTAATGATGACTGTCCACAtggaatgttttctttttcagggCTCtgcttatgtttatttttagaaattatttatgagaaaaaaaaacaacgcagccattagggttgcacaagccagtgcactcttagtgccagtcccaagcccggataaaagAGGAGGATTGCATTAGGAAGGgaatccagtgtaaaacgtgcGGCAATTCGAATACCGCATCGGTCGAGGCCCAAGTAACCagcgaccgccacaggtatcgttagccaacagggtaccggtggaaattgggctactgttggctgaaggaggagaaggagaggaggaagcagatttagaggacagggggttatagagatggatgatctgctgtggtgacctctaattggagaagccggaagaacgTCAAGTAAAATGTTTTGGATCTGTTTTTTGGACGTCACTGAGTAATTGAGATTTGCTGCCTGTActtctgtttgttttcatttttcatatcCATCAcaatcttcttttttctttcctccagcCTGGACAATGAAAACAAAGAGAACATATATGTAGAAAATGTATGCGAGGTCGctgcaaagaaaaggaaaaaggactacgtcaacaacaacacaaaatcGCAGTGTGAGTATCATCTGTCAGTGTAATCGATCTAAACCTCCATTCGTATAAGATTGTAAATATGCCGTTCCAGCATAAGCTGGAATTGCCATTTATGGTAAAGCCAGATAGCAGATGAGTGATGGCCAAGTGCCGGTGCACGCTCACCGCTTTAATCTGGCTCACGTTGCTGATTGGAGCGGCATAATCCGAACCTTTCGTGCCAGAACGCAGCTACAGCTTTCTCTCAATATCTCAACATCACAATATCTCAGGCATGGGATGGAGGAGTACGTACAGCCGTGCCACTTTCAACCCTGCGCACTGGAGATGATTGGTTGCATATGGACATTTTTGGCTCTGATTCCATCTGTTGTGTACATTtcactgagggaaaaaaaaaaagccatatctTTCCCATATTTGGCCAGGAAGCATCAGTGTGATTCCCAGAAGGCATGCACACATTCCGGCATTGTTTTCACTACACCATATAATGCAATTTACAATCACAAATACAATTTTGGAATAGACGACGGAAACAAAATTTCCATGTACAAGAGACATTATGTTAAACAAGTCCTTATTGGCTGTCACCATAGAAACAATCATTCTTTGATCTTTACTTATTGTACAGGGCCCATCAAATTTTTGGAAACTCTTTGCATCTGGacagtttttttcttcaaacatttAACCGAaatactttctttctttgtgatccagttcatcccaaagtaGCTATCGGTGCTGTTTTGCTGAATAATCGCCACCgataattaatttattgaacTATCgccaaaaatccatacagatttTCTGACTTCTGGCCTGCTGTCATTGAGAGCGACCTCTAGTGGCGAATCAATGATGCCAtgtcctgtttgtttttacatgagaCTGCTttcaggaggtggagctggaggtagcagagctgatgaTGTTGAGGTTTTGGTTGGGGTATGATGAGGATggcaggattagaaacgagtttataagagggacagcgtatgtaggacgttttggagacaaggtgagggaggtgtgattgagatggtttggacatgtgcagaggagggacatggggtatatcagtaggacaATGGTGAGGATGTAGcagccaggaaggaggaaaagatgaaggagaccaaggaggaggtttatggatgtggtgagggaaaacatgcaggtagttgttttgaaagaggtagatgtagagaacaggggggtatggagacggatgatccgctgtggtgccccctaatgggagaagccgaaaggagaagaagaagaagactgtttGCTGCATGGAGAGCACTttattatttacctttttttttcttatatacttatatatatttaatcatatattCATAGTTGTTtccttttgcacatttttatgattcagtactgtttttttattcttttataacgTTCAGTACGATTTTACATGGAGTGCACATGGACCTCTAGTTATCATGATGTCCATATAAACCGaaacttaaattaaattaataaaaacccAAGCATTAATAGCATTAAATAACGTAgattgttgcatataaacaaaaggaccATGCATACATCTTTTAAAATCGATAAAACCAAGAGACTATGTGTTTCCAAACTTCTTACAGGCACTGTATAAATTATTACTTTGCATATGGTATGTGGCAGTATTAACCATGGATATGAATctgttcttcttcatcttctatcggctgctcccattagggggcgccacagcggatcatccgtctccatacccccctgtcctcttcatctgcttctttcaaaccaaatacctgcatgtattccctcatcacatccataaacctccaccttgttcttactcttttcctccttcctggtggctccatcctcagcattctcctactgatataccccatgtccctcttctgcacatgtccaaaccatctcaatctcacctccctcaccttggaTATAAATCTGTTCTGagtttagaaaaagaaaaaaatcaggaaCGCAACCTTCACAGTCGTTTACTTCACTGTTTGCACCATGCGTTTAtgtaaatctttcttttttttgtctaaattaCCGCCGACGCGCCTCATACCCCAATTGTCTGTGTTTAGTTCTGTACAGGGAGCGGTGGATCTACGTTCAGAAGGAAAGCACGAGAGAGGTGAGCCATCATGTACCACGCTGCTCCGGTTCCTCTTCTTAGCGTTACTAAGCCAACATAAACGTGTctgatgtgttttatgtgtgtgttggtgtgtttctGCGTGCTGTTGTAGAGACATGGATACTGTACGCTCGGGGAAGCTTTCAACAGGCTGGACTTTTCCAGCGCCATCCAGGACGTGCGCCGCTTCAACTACGTGGTCAAAGTAAGACGTTATGCTTCGCCTATACAACTCTTTATCTCTTTACATGACTCGGTCTCTCACACCCCGACTCGTTTCCGTCTCCGTAGCTGCTGCATTTAATCGCCAAGTCCCAGCTGACGTCTTTGAGCGGCGCTGCTCAGAAGAACTACTTCAACGTGCTGGAGAAGATCGTGAGAAAGGGTGAGGGACAGGCTAGAAacaagccttttttttaaatagtgtacATCTTTTCAGGGATTACGAAACAAGACCTTCTTCATTTTTAGCACCATTTCCCCCCTATGTTTAGCTGGAAACAGGTTTAATCTTAATAAAGggtcattttctttaaatactCTATAATCAGCTGTTCTAGGAAGCTGGAAATGTGCATATTTAGCTTTGGAATTTGTTGTTGAGGAAATCTTTTACAAAAaatagaggcgataagcggagggaaaactcgttttttactatcactcctgtacactacgtgtccctaaactttttttttttactttttcttctttgcttatcttaattttcatcacaatcttcgctttctggcttcgcttcgccatctagcagcggcgtctcgagctcgtacctcgattttttgctcgcgtaacaatgcaaaaaatcgaccgagtgaccgctcgtacctcggaaaactcgtacattaatgcactcgtaggtcaagatACCACTGTAGTTGTACATACTTTTTTTCCCATATGGGGAGACTTTTACCTTAACTCCGTTACATTTCAAatactttcaaaataaaagtcaaatactttacaagtggcttttattgtcatttttactatacacagtggtacacagtacacagtaaaaacgaaacaacgttcctccgaaaccctggtgctacactaaacaacaacatacaacataaagtgcatcgagtgcagcctggtgcaaacagtgcaaacaaaagaacagtacagacagacagagtgcagacagacaacacaagacaagacaaaagacaaaaaaccaagtatagcgctgactagtaaacctactgtatacttacatatacagtactgtgtgaggagaaatgtaaaaactatacccaggagaaagtacaaacggaacagagcaatgtagtgcaaaaaaacagcagcaaggaggtgcaaagacagcatgtaaacattctactgaatacaaaaggtgcaaaaacagcatgtaaacattatactgaatataaggtgcgagtataaataataataaatagtaaatagtggatcgagatgagtgattattgtgtttagtccaggttgtacagttcagtaacagtaacacacagagtgactgtgtgtgtgtgtgtgtgtgtgtgtgtgtgtgtgtgtgtgtgtgtgtgtgtaagtgagtgtgtgtgagttctgttcagttctttgtgttgagaagcctgatggcttgtggaaagaaactgttacacagtcttgttgtgacggcccgaatgcttcagaaccgttttcctgatggtaggagggtgaagtatgtgtgtgaggggtgtgtgtgatcttccacaatgctgtgtgctttgcggatgcagcgtgtggtgtaaatgtccatgatagagggagagagactcgatgatcttctcagctgtcctcactatcctctgtagggtcttgcgatccgagacggtgcaattcccaaaccaggcagtgatgcagctgctcaggatgctctcaatggtccctctgtagaacatggacaggatggggggagggagatgggctttcctcagccttctcagaaagtagagacgctgctgggctttcttggtgatggagctggtgttaagtgaccaggtgaggttgtccgccagatgaacaccaagaaatttggtgctcttgacgatctccacagaggatccattgataatcagtggagattggttgctctgtgctctcctgaagtccacaaccatctctttcgttttgtccacgttcagagacaggttgtttgctccacaccaggcagttagccgttgcacctcttctctatatgctgactcgtcgttcttgctgattagacccaccacggtcgtgtcatcagcaaacttgatgatatgattcgagctgtgccttggtgcacagtcgtgagtcagcagagtgaacagcagtggactgagcacacagccctgaggggctccagtgctcagtgtggtggtgctggagatgctgttcccgatccggactgcctgaggtctcccagtcaggaaatccaggatccagttgcagagaggtgttcaggcccagaaggttcaacttctcgatcaggtgctgaggaatgattgtgttgaatgctgagctgaaatcaatgaacagcattcgtacatacgagtccttgttatccaggtgggtgagggccaggtggagggttgtggagatggcatcgtccgtggaacggtttggacgatacgcaaactgcatggggtccagggagggtggaagctgtgtcttgatgtgcctcatgacgagcctctcgaagcacttcatcacgatgggagtgagcgaagggacgatagtcattgaggcaggagacagtcgatttctttggcacaggaacgatggtcgttgtcttgaggcacgtgggaacaaggttactgctcagggagatgttgaagatgtcagtgaagacatctgctagttgttctgcacaatccctgagcactctgccaggaatgttgtcaggtccagcagacttccgtgggttaactctgcatagagttttcctcacttcagctgtggttagacagagcacctggtcagtgggaggagggatggtcttcctcgccaccacattgttctgtacctcaaaccgggcgtgaagtcgttcagcgcatctgggagggaggcgtcacggtcacaagcaggtgatgtggtcttgtaattcgtgatcgcctggatgccctgccacatgcgccgggtgtctccactgtcctggaagtggtcgtggattttcttcgcgtgtgcgtgcttcgcctctctgatggcacgagacagtttggcccttgctgtttttaaggccgccttgtcccctgttctgaaggcagagtctctttgttttaacagcgcacgcacatttgcagtcatccacggtttctggttggagcgtgtagtgatggacttggagatggtcacatcatcaacgcacttgctgatgtagcaggtcactgatgacgtgtactcctccaagttaatggaatcgccgttggttgcagcctctctaaacatgtcccagtcagtgcactcaaaacagtcctgaagagtagaagtagctccttctggccaggttttcaacctgtttcagaaccggtttagagcgtctgacgagcggtctgtatgctgggatcaacataacagagcagtggtctgagtatccgagatgggggcggggctccgtcttgagattcgcatggttgaaatctccggcgataataaacaatccgtcggggtgagcattctgcaggtcgctaatagcgccgtagagttcacacagtgcctccttagcattagcactgggaggaatgtacactccgacgatgtaaacagttgtgaattcccgtggtaaataaaaaggtctgcatctaacaaactccactagcgatgagcagtagcatgaaacaagcacagagttcttacaccattccgtgttgatataaacacacaggccaccaccgcgagtcttaccgcacagagctgtgtttctgtcggctcgaaacacggttagctTGTCTAGCTGGACTGTATGTTAGTGTAAGTAAATCAGTcgctcctttttatttatgaggataaaaacttcAAACGTGCAGCAAtcaaccaatcaggatcgagcgcacgctctgttttaaacttgttttgaatGGCGTTCGGGGGGTGTATCTACTtacactaacatacagttcagcatcatttcagcagaacattttgagtgAAGTTGTGAGGAAAATTgggttcatgataattgtaatagacaTCAATCATTGTTTGACTCAttattatcattctattaatagatcagtgtgttaagagtcacattagagtctttttgcGCATAGTCGATTAAGCaaagaatcttgtgacaaaaatgataatagggaCATTTTAGCCATAATGAATGAAAAGACTTTTAATTGAAAGTTTAATGGGctgcacttttacatttactggagtaatattcaAACTAAtggatctctactttaactcaaatgcATGGTTtatgtacttcgtccaccactgactTTATCTTCAGAACAATTCGAAGTCATTTGGTTTTGCTTTTGATAAACTGGTAGCTGTGGTACGATATGCCCAGCAAACCCTCGACGTTCCACTAATGCTCGCATGGTTTCTATTACTATTTTTGTTTGGGAACCAAATAATAACATTCTCAGAACGTTCTCTGTAAATTCTTCAATTATATTTagtaaaaacctaaaaaaagaaCCTATGCAAAATTTTAATGGTTATATTTGGGTTTTAATTTTAGAACCAAAAACAAACCTTTACTGAACTTTTAAAAATAGTTAGCTGGGAAGATAATGAAGAGCTGGCTGCTGATGTGAATCCGGCCAAGACCAAATCAgggagataataataataataataataataataataataataatacaaatcttCATGCTGTAGATTTACACAGGGTGGCGCAAGGAAACTGGGAATTTTGGAACTAGGAATTGGCGACACTGGGACATCCGCAATCGTTTGAAACCGGTGCGTTGTAGTTTAAAACCCCTTCCCATCAGTTATCATAGAGCAGTGGAGTGATTTTATGAGTGTTCactgtaaaaccttttataagaTTGGTGATAGGTTGAGTGCTGTGCAAAGGGAATTTTGGCATCATTACCAGTTAGGATGTCAGGATCGTGTCCCATCTGCTAATTTAGAAAAAATCTGATTCATccctaaaaaaaaagtccttagGAGGCGTTCGAACGGCACACAGACCAGAGAATATTCAGGCTGAACGAGCAGAATTTTGAGGAGCCCTCGCCAGTCCATTCAACAACATCCATCATCACTGTGTTGAGCTGTTTCTTCGAAATGACGCACCCATGTTGAGCAGAAGAGAACTGGTAATGATGCCCAAAAGGAAATGACACCGAAATTCCCTTTGCGCACCACTCACGCCGCCAACGCCTGTTGCGCACAACTCCACTGCTTCATTGTAACTAATGGCAAGGGGTTTTAAACAAGGTCACACTGATTCCAAACAATTGCCTCAAAGATGCCCCAGGGTCACCAACTTTTAGTTCCACAATTCCCCGTTTCCCTGCGCCACCCTGTATTTGTGGCGATTTGACGCGATTTAAATCTGAGTTTTGTATCGAGTTCTAATGTAGATATTGTAatactttgtctttttattttaggattataaaaaatgttttttttaacatacatttttatatattggcTTAGCTCTGGATGATCACCAGAACCCTCGGTTGATTAAAGCTTTACTTCAGGACCTCAGTTCAGTCCTGGGGACTCTCATCCGTGAAGTGGGCAAGTCTGTACTTGTAGGCAACATCAACATCTGGCTGTGTCGCCTGGAGACCATTCACAACTGGCAACAACAGCTCAACAGCTTACAGATCCCTAAGGTATTATTTGCttacatgcgtgtgtgtgtgtgtgtgtgtgtgttttgaagctTTCTGATTTTCTGTTATCTGATCTGAATTTCTGCTGTGAAGGACAAATACAAGGGACATGTTAttaggaaataataaaatttggGATTAGTAATAGTAACCCCACTCAGCATCAGGCTGCACCCCAGAAATGAGTCGTTGTTCATTGGCCTATAAAAGCACACCTCGTTCAGTTTTATCCCCTAcatcagcggtccccaaccttttttacGCCACGGACGGGATTAAtttcggacaatattttcacggaccggcctttaaggtgtggcagataaatacaacaaaataaaacaatatgatcggcataaaaactggtattttctaaatataataataaacgtgaatccactgtggtgtttgtttattttgctcgcttgggggtttcaatttagcggtaatgtttatgtgttagcggccggagcagcccctttaagaaggtagaggatggaggtaagacatgtgaccgaggcatcatgacatgcatcaagagtgagtcatagacagatgtggaggagagaacacggtcattttccaaaataaagccgttcagaatcagataataaataaaacagacataatgtaagttatgtattctttctgtaccaattgacccatggaccggtgccggtcctcggcccgggggttggggaccactgccttACATGGTGGGTTCAGGTCATGTTGCAATCAAAGGAATTTAAAGTGTCCACAATTCGCCACGGAACACACAATATGGGACAACATGACGAGTCATAAACACGGACACAGCAGGTATAGTAGCTTCTGTGGTGTAAATATTTAGGTGTGTGATGTCAGAATGTATATTTGTCGTAACGTTCCCTACAATGGATGTGCATCTCATAACCAACGATGCAGTACAGCTACCGGATTCACCCCCTGTTAGGATTCGATTCCACGCAAATCATCAATTAACTTAAGTACCTTCGggatgatggatggaaggaaggaaggagcgGTGCTTTATGCTTGTCACATGTGCTTTTACAGGACAGTTAAATCCTATCTCAACATGTGCTATCTTAATAGGAAGTTGGGGTccgagcacagggtcagccatgatacagcacaccTAGAGCAgaaagagttaagggccttgcttaagggcccaacagtggcaccTGGGTTACCTGGGTTTTGAACCCCTGactttccgatcagtaaccctaCACAACAATTACAAGATTAAATTGTTTcgatataaatttatataatggatatacactgaacaaaacacttgtttttgcccccattgtccatgagctgaactcaaagatctaagactttttctttgtacaaaaaaacacaaggcctatttctctcaaatattgtttgcAAATCTGCGTTAGTGAGCGCTTCTCCTTTgccgagataatccatccaaATCACAGGTGTGgaatatcaagatgctgattagacggCATGATTATTGCACGTGTGCTTCAGGCTGCCACAAtgaaaggccactctaaaacgTGCAGTTTTCTCACACAGCACGATGCCACAGATGTCGCAAGTTTTGAGGGCATGCTAACTGCAGGAAcgtccaccagagctgttgctcgtgaataaaatgttcattactctaccataagccgtctccaaaggcatttcaattaaaatgtataaatgtattaaaaatacagTGAAAATGTTGAAGTATTAAACAACTTACTGTACTGGGGCAATTACAACGTCACTTATCTAATGCCGCTCGCTTTCTACATTTCCAGCAAATGACCAACGGCATGACCCTGTGTGACCTCCCGCTGCACATGCAGAACCACATCCTGTACAAGTTCAGCGACGCCTGCGACATCATCAACCTGGGGCAGGCCACGCCCACGCTGCACATGCTCAGTGAGGATCGGCAGCTGTGGAAGAAGCTGTGCCGGTTCCACTTTGCTGAGAAACAGGTgacgtttgtttatttatttatttattttacttttattcctCATGATAAAGATATCTTGGATAAATGAAGGaccacaggggaaaaaaaaatgaaaaacatctgTTAAGCTCGTTAGTGCAGGCTGAAAACAGGAAGTCAAAGGTTTAGTCTG from Silurus meridionalis isolate SWU-2019-XX chromosome 16, ASM1480568v1, whole genome shotgun sequence encodes the following:
- the fbxo25 gene encoding F-box only protein 25 isoform X2, which gives rise to MPFLGQDWRSPGWSWIKTEDGWKPFEFLGTNSKGFQLEDLDNENKENIYVENVCEVAAKKRKKDYVNNNTKSQFLYRERWIYVQKESTRERHGYCTLGEAFNRLDFSSAIQDVRRFNYVVKLLHLIAKSQLTSLSGAAQKNYFNVLEKIVRKALDDHQNPRLIKALLQDLSSVLGTLIREVGKSVLVGNINIWLCRLETIHNWQQQLNSLQIPKQMTNGMTLCDLPLHMQNHILYKFSDACDIINLGQATPTLHMLSEDRQLWKKLCRFHFAEKQFCRHLITSEKGHVDWKLMFFTLQKYYPKKEQYGDTLHFCRHCSILFWKDSGHPCTANDPDSCLTSVSPQHFIDLFKF
- the fbxo25 gene encoding F-box only protein 25 isoform X1 — translated: MPFLGQDWRSPGWSWIKTEDGWKPFEFLGTNSKGFQLEDLDNENKENIYVENVCEVAAKKRKKDYVNNNTKSQFLYRERWIYVQKESTRERHGYCTLGEAFNRLDFSSAIQDVRRFNYVVKLLHLIAKSQLTSLSGAAQKNYFNVLEKIVRKALDDHQNPRLIKALLQDLSSVLGTLIREVGKSVLVGNINIWLCRLETIHNWQQQLNSLQIPKQMTNGMTLCDLPLHMQNHILYKFSDACDIINLGQATPTLHMLSEDRQLWKKLCRFHFAEKQFCRHLITSEKGHVDWKLMFFTLQKYYPKKEQYGDTLHFCRHCSILFWKDRHVALLLKDSGHPCTANDPDSCLTSVSPQHFIDLFKF